The Plodia interpunctella isolate USDA-ARS_2022_Savannah chromosome 9, ilPloInte3.2, whole genome shotgun sequence genome includes the window CTCGATGTGAGTGGTCGTTTTATGGAGGCACGAACACGGGTCCAAGAGTATGGAGggcataaatattattgtgccGGCTTCTTGATTCATAACCGCATTATACGCCTACTGTGCTCGGGAGACAGGGTCCCCAATAAAGCAATTTCAAGAAACTATCCCGGCCGGTCGTTTGCATTTCCTCCACAAAAAGGATGCTTAGCGATGTCTGCGATTAAACGAGACACGCCGTGGGCTCGCAAACGCCACCCCCGGCTTTTAGTATTCTAATATGAACCTTGAATGTCTAGAAATGGTAATCTTGAATTAAGCACTGAGAATTTACttcatcaatatttatagtcacTCTCGggcattattttttcttcagcAAGAAATTGTTCACCGACTAGCCAGTATGGTATGTATGGTTAAATGAATACATCTGGGCTTTACCAACCAATTCTAGCtgaaataataagtttaatcaatacatataataaaacagtaaaaaaaagtgtttctgtacattgaagatatttaaataaaaaaaaatgagatcaatagagaatcagtaatagaataagaatttaaaaaaaaagtatgtctgtttgtttgcgcACGCTAATTtctgaaacttttttgtttatagctataaagcctggtcaacatatagggtataaatgattttgaaaactggaacacctgatgtagacctataATGGTACAGTTAAACTATATGGAATAtagacttaacaaaaattgttcagtctgatgagcattttctgttgagacataaaaatcgaagatctggaacatatgatggtacagctaaactatagggaatatagaaatgaccctctaataaaagttgttcagtcagATGAGCAtattctgttgaggtataaaaatcgaaaatctggaacacctgctaaactataaaaaaaagctaaactatagaaaatatactttttcagtatgattagcatcttctgtatgtataggtatggtaatatttgtctgttcaattaaatttctctaataattttgactccttaccaaaaattgttcggccacgcgaacgaagtcgcaggcatcagctagttaataataatttactcaGACAATATTTTCTGAAATCAGCGCTTTCTGAATGAAAATTGattgataattattaaaaaaacatgatagGTATGTTAGTCTTAATACTACAGATAAAATGTATGACGGAGAAAAGACCAGACGATGTTGTCATGTTGCTAGGTATATTTTAGAGCAAGTTCATTTTAAATCACCACTAAGCCCTTATTAAGTTCGTGTCAGCTcgtaatgtccttttctcgagAAGTAGAACCCAATAATACATCCTGCCTTTCACTTATGATATTGTAAACGGGCGTCTCAGCTTCAAGAAACCATCTCGTAATAGCTTCTCTATATATGAGTAATACCAATCAATACAGCTTCTACATATTCACTTTCGATGTAAATGGcgcataaaaaagttaatagaGATACTATTAAGAAAGTAGACGAGCTATACTCGTGTAGCGACTCGTGGTACCCTTCTCCTATGGTACATTCCTAAAATCACTACATGAGCGATCGTGACTTAAGAATGTGTGAATGCATTATAATTGACCGTTGAAATGATCAGTTGTGAGTGCACGCGAGTTCGTATTTAGCCGCGAAAGCAACTAGTAACTAAATGAGAAATAATAAACGGCGCTTAATGAATTTAAACGTCGGTTAGTGAGAAAAATGATTAACGATAACATCTATAGCTGAGTTGCGGAGGAACAGCGTTTAGGGCACGCCACGTTTGAATATACGGCTTTCTCATAGACTATGAAGATAAATGTTTGCGATGCGAATGAGAGATAGGCCCATCGTAAATCTCATACTATTTCGACGACTACAATAGGCAAAGAGTATACTGGGcgacattataattaaataattgtgttTCTCAGTTAAATCAGCTTTAAATGCCTGCAAGGCTTATAATGCTAGTATTGGACAGACTTAAGAGATTCTTGTCTGGTGTATGCATTTTCCGCATTAAGTATCCAGGATGTAGTAACGATGGCTGGAGTCACATTATATCCGTCAGCATAGCGAAACTTGATGAAACTTCAATTGAAATGCACCATTATCGTGTCTGCTGCCCATTATACTAATTACTAGATGCGTACTTAGGGCTTAGGCTTCGGGGCTCTTCTAGATTAAATCAGTAGACGAATTGCTTGAATGTTTAGttgcttatatattttacagacactatcaataaatataaaattcttctATTGCCGACTGACAGACGGCGCGCAGCCGAAATTGGGAGGTCGTAATGTCGTTAGAGGAGCGTAGGGGCGTACTAAGTGAGGTTTTTCGGAAATCCCAAAGGGAACAGGAAAAGCGGAAATTATATTCTGTTCGAAGTCGCGAGCAAaaactagtaatttataacatGGTAAAAAGCTGGTAGGGGACATAAATTCtatggatataaaataaaagatcttCATCGTCATGTGTGATTCAAATTGAAGaaaactaaattcaaaatgGGTAATTTTTGAAACTCCCCGATTGCGGAATTATTAACAGCACCGAGGTATTTCGTGCCAAGAACAATTGAGCGATTTAACCTTAATCCTAGAGGGATTAACGTTCTTTAAGTTTCAATACAATGGGATCAATCAATTCTATGTACCTATTGCTGAAAATATGTGTGTAATCATAGatggaaaagaaaataaacaatttttacatCAATGAGTCTTTATCTTACATAAGCAAGGACTTGAATTAATCCATTAAGGAAGTTCATTTTTGAGAAGATTGGCCTTGATTTGTCCTATTCGGGCCATTATTTGGCCTATTCTCATAGTCGACTCTCAAAGAAGCAAAGAGTTCTATCATAAGCTAACTTAGAATGAGATGTTCACCTTATTAATTACACCGTTACTAGAAACGAGTGCGATCCATTGAAAATCGTTAATTAAAACGTGTTTGTCACGCCTCGCATGTGGCACGTTTAGTGGGGAGCTGCTCATGAGAAAATACTGTCACTTTTCAATATGTGTCATTATCGGTTCTTTGCCACTTCTGCACAGACAATACACACTTGACATCTAATTTATATACCTTATAATTACACATGTCTAACTGTTAAGAGTATAACTTaacgaattaattaaaatgacaataacGAGATTCCATTTTACACTCATGTCGAGTGTAAAATGACGCTCAATCCCGATAaagtatactatatatacctatttactatCTAATTTACTTTCTTCCTTctccttttaattttaatttattatttatagaaataatgaGCCGAAATCCCTTATCTCTGCTAACAAATTAGATATTTCAATCTCTGTTTTTTAAAGTGTGAAGTTCAAAGATATTCGATTTGGTTTATGAGAAAAAGTACTTACTTGTAGGTTTATTATACGAGTAATATTGTTCCTTGTGCAATGACACCAAGCAGGCGCATAgtgggaagatcttccctttctGGCAGTTGAGCACAACACCTTATTATACAGTTAGATGATATGAATACCTGCATGGGCTATAAGGTCACGTATTGCTCATGAAACACGGCCGTCATCCAGCGGTCAGTATATGGTGTGGCTGGTGAGTGTCGCACTTGTTCCTTAGTGCGAGTTTTCAATTCAAACTCGATAGTAGGTTTCGCAGTTTCGCATAttgttgtcgtcgcgtcacaatgccATACTGTATACTGTGGTTAGTTGGCTGTGTTTCTATGAGAAAAGTTTCGATGTTCGAGTACGATACTTATAAATCGCATTAAGAGCACTGTTAATTTTCCTGTGATTCCATGTTCAGTTCGGAGCTAGCTCCGCGCAGTATTCATTCAATGCGGACGTCACGTGCCCGGTGTCACAAATTAGGGATGTCACAGATAGggtaaagtttaaattatgtaaaagtcaatacatatccatactaatattataaagagaaaagatttgtatttttttattatgatttcacCCGATCTAAaccgggatgggccgctagtattatataaaagccCAAAATTAGTAGGAACTTTTAATTTGAAGTAAATGCTATGtatgattatatttatcattaattatatttacaatggagtgaaatttatttgtgaatagTTGAGTAAATTTTTTAGAAAACTTATGGCTTCAAATCGTGTTTAAGGGATTTATTCCAGTCTGATACTACTAAGTTTTGATCCCAGTGGGAtcacgattattttatttatttttttattcccgTCGGATACCACTTGCATAATATACCAGTGGgatcaactttttttaatttattatatattccatTCTGATCCTACTAGTggtttaaacatatttttagtacAGCCAGTAACATAATTTCTACTATCATAAtgatactaatttaaaaaaagtaataatagcCATACATGCAGCTTTTTTACCTGCGAACGTAGTAGGCGCGCTTGTCCATCCAATCAGAGACAAGTATAACTAATATTTCCAGGAATTGTTTCATACTTAGAGCTAGTTGACCTTGAGAAAGGGGTTATCTTTATTCTAATTGCCAGTCGTCATTTTGCTTTCCAATGTGAAATTATGTGCATCTCATTGTACGTGACGTGTTGAAGTGAATTACTAGACAGTAAGTACGCATCTTGTAATATTAAACGATTGctatagatttattaaattctattttcatttacaaagttttattgttatagaaCAGTTAAGGCATGGCAGAGAATAGTTATATTTCGTTTATAGAAAAGATTAACGTTTATTTCAacacatcaattttattatcatcattatcctagaactttatgtttttaattgatgtataataatgaaaatgttattcgTTTTAGGAAATGTCAGAAGGTAATAGCAAGCCCTCTACCTCTAATAACTCTGGTGGTGAGTTCACAATTATACAGAGGAACGGTGGTGCAGTTTTGTTGCGGGCTGGTTACCAATATACtaagaaaataacattcaaAAGTGGATGTATTACGTGGAGATGCGTGAATTGGCGCAAAAAGTGCCCggcatatataaatataaaggtatGAGCTACTTTATATCCACATAAAATAACGAACTGActtgctttaattttttggcTCATTCATTGATTCATTTTGACGACCTGAGTAGCGTAGTGGTCACCATGGCGGGTTTGCTATGCacgggtcccgggttcgatccccggccgggcagaaaatgaaatgatgAATTTTACTATCTGTGATGGGTCTGGGTGTTACTATGTATAATGTGTATATGTCGCAGTCATCTGGTTGAATCTGCTTTTTGATTAAATGACTAGCTCCTTTATTGAATGACGATATTCAATTGAATCACTAGGCTAAACGTTGATAGAACAAGCGTCACTCAACGTCCAACTAGTTAGCTGATTGTAACATAGCTCTTTGAACAGGGCGGACGTAAAATCAGTCAGGTGATTCAAATTTAGTTCATTTTTTTCCCACTGCAGCGCTAGTAGTCACCAAAACAAATGTGGCGTCAAACAGCTTGCACAGAAAGCACTGTATTGAAATTCTTTTCGATTAAATTAGCGTTAAAGTGCCTTATTTGTGATATCATAAATAAGGTGTGCCATATTATCCTGCAACATATCATGTCctcatttttgttatgtaaagtaaggttacctttttaattttacgaaattagCGAACTTATGTTCACCctaatcaaatattacaaagtcgTACAGATTCTATTTAacgagatattttataattaacttatttttatttaaagtaaggTTAACTTTTAAGTTGCGAACTCATGGTCATCCTAAccaaacattacaaaatggGCTATATCCCATTCAACGACTTCGCTAAATGACGTTCAGTCAAGACGTTAAACGTTACACGACTTGACGAATTGTCCTTTAGTCATTCAATTGAATATCGTCATTCAATATAGGAGCTAGTCATTCAATCAAATAGTAGATTCAACCAGATGACTGCGAcatatatacaacaaaaaaaactattataaatagtaGGAATATCCGTTAATCTAGCACGCATAACATAAGCATTTAGTTGCTTAGCTTGGggctagatggcgctgtgtggaTTAGTCTaacagtattattattattcattaaagtGTGTAATCTAacttgaagttttttttttcatcaggaaaacaacattataaaagaaaaaagtcacCAATGTAAGCcggacgaaataaaaaatgtagtagatcaaaaattacatgaatGCCGAGAAAAGGTTCTATCTTCGAATTTTTCACCAATACCCAATATTTACAACAACTTTATGTCAGAATTCGAAAATGCAGGCTTGGATCTCTTAAAAAAGCTTCCGTCATTCGGAAACATTAAATCTTCTTTATATAATGCCAGAAATAAGAAAGCCGGagtgacaaaaatacaatgcaATTTGCCTGAAGAAGTTATAGTTCCTTTGCAGTTCAAGGAATTTGTTCTTGCCGACTACTATAATGAATCTTCCGAAACTCGAATTATAGTTTTTGCTGATAGCGAAGTCCTGgaacaaattaaacatatcaagatttattttagtgaCGGAACTTTTGAGTGCTGCCCAAAACCATTTGTACAACTTTATTCTATACACGGCGATCTCGGAAGCAATGAAGAGCACACAAGAATAGTGCCTTTAATGTACGTGTTGCTGAATAGAAAAACTGAAGAAATTTACACAACACTTTTTCAAGTATTAAAGGAACATATTCCAGATTGGGAACCGTTGATATATGTGACAGATTATGAACAAGCGGCTATGAATGCCATATCAAAAGTTTTCCCTTCAGTCGAAGTAAAAGGATGTTACTTTCATTTTTCACACAACGTGTGGAAGAAGGCTAAAGCGCTAAATTTAACTAAAGAAAAGAGACTCCGAAAACATGTAGCGCTCTCAGCTCTCCTGCCGCTGCTACCTCGAGAATTCATCTCAGACGGGTGGTGCTATTTAATGGAAGACAGTCCTGAATCTAATGAAATTCAACAATTCAACGATTATATGGTGACACAATGGCTGGAAGACGAAAATTTTGTCAACATTTGGTGTGTTCATAATCAACGTCACCGCACAACCAATGCTGTAGAATCTTGgcataaaaaactaaacagtACTCTGCCAAAGAAAcccaatttatttcaactcttaaaagttttaaaagatGATGCCAGTCTTCAAAAGGTTAACATTAAAAAGCATAATTTTGAGCTGCCGAACCCGAAGCGAAGACTAACCAAAGTGATTGCTAACGACAACTGGTTTAAACACGTAACTAATGAACTTTTGTCAGGTAAAATCACAGTTGGTCACTGCCTGGAAAAGTTAAGAttatgatttctttttattttatttccttattttgtaaattttta containing:
- the LOC128672734 gene encoding uncharacterized protein LOC128672734 encodes the protein MSEGNSKPSTSNNSGGEFTIIQRNGGAVLLRAGYQYTKKITFKSGCITWRCVNWRKKCPAYINIKENNIIKEKSHQCKPDEIKNVVDQKLHECREKVLSSNFSPIPNIYNNFMSEFENAGLDLLKKLPSFGNIKSSLYNARNKKAGVTKIQCNLPEEVIVPLQFKEFVLADYYNESSETRIIVFADSEVLEQIKHIKIYFSDGTFECCPKPFVQLYSIHGDLGSNEEHTRIVPLMYVLLNRKTEEIYTTLFQVLKEHIPDWEPLIYVTDYEQAAMNAISKVFPSVEVKGCYFHFSHNVWKKAKALNLTKEKRLRKHVALSALLPLLPREFISDGWCYLMEDSPESNEIQQFNDYMVTQWLEDENFVNIWCVHNQRHRTTNAVESWHKKLNSTLPKKPNLFQLLKVLKDDASLQKVNIKKHNFELPNPKRRLTKVIANDNWFKHVTNELLSGKITVGHCLEKLRL